The following proteins are co-located in the Nonlabens ponticola genome:
- a CDS encoding ribose-phosphate pyrophosphokinase, with amino-acid sequence MPYSVSEAKLFGCRQSTDLAQAIADKYGASLGQVNFTTFSDGEFQPSFEESIRGRRIFLIGSTHPSSDNLMELLLMIDAAKRASARHITAVIPYFGWARQDRKDKPRVPIGAKMIAKVLEAAGATRIVTMDLHADQIQGFFEKPVDHLFASSLFIPYLRDLNLSDLTIASPDMGGSKRAYAYSKTLESDVVVCYKQRQKANIISHMELIGDVTGKNVVLVDDMVDTAGTLTKAADVMMERGAKSVRAICTHAILSGKAYERIENSKLEELIVTDSIPLKKESKKIKVLSCAALFAGVMKSVQNNESISDNFIM; translated from the coding sequence ATGCCTTACTCCGTATCAGAAGCAAAATTATTCGGTTGCCGTCAAAGCACGGATCTTGCACAAGCAATTGCAGATAAGTACGGCGCGTCTCTAGGTCAGGTAAATTTTACCACCTTTAGTGATGGAGAATTCCAGCCTAGTTTTGAGGAATCCATAAGAGGTCGTCGTATTTTTTTAATAGGATCCACACATCCTAGTAGCGACAACTTGATGGAGCTGTTGCTCATGATTGATGCGGCAAAAAGGGCTAGCGCTCGTCATATCACAGCTGTGATACCTTACTTCGGTTGGGCACGACAGGATCGCAAGGATAAGCCTCGTGTACCCATAGGTGCCAAGATGATCGCCAAAGTTCTTGAAGCAGCTGGTGCAACTCGCATCGTGACTATGGACTTACATGCAGATCAAATTCAGGGCTTCTTTGAAAAGCCAGTAGATCACTTATTTGCATCGTCTTTATTCATCCCTTATTTAAGAGATTTGAACCTGAGCGATTTGACGATTGCGTCACCAGATATGGGTGGCTCAAAGAGAGCTTACGCCTACTCTAAGACTCTTGAGAGCGATGTAGTTGTGTGTTATAAACAACGTCAAAAGGCTAACATCATTTCACACATGGAACTGATAGGCGATGTGACTGGAAAGAATGTAGTGCTCGTGGACGACATGGTAGATACTGCAGGAACATTGACTAAGGCTGCTGATGTCATGATGGAGCGTGGTGCAAAAAGCGTACGTGCGATTTGTACACACGCGATACTTTCTGGAAAAGCATATGAGCGCATTGAAAATTCTAAGCTAGAAGAGCTTATCGTTACCGATTCTATACCGCTCAAGAAAGAGAGCAAAAAAATCAAAGTACTAAGCTGTGCAGCCTTATTTGCAGGCGTTATGAAGAGCGTCCAGAACAATGAGAGCATCAGCGATAATTTTATAATGTAA
- a CDS encoding TonB-dependent receptor family protein codes for MKTIHLFLFCLFISALGWSQTDSLQPIVIKTVKTVDLDDSLEDLPFSLSRKRYPNKNLQQQLSLDEYLQGIPGLFVLNRNNYSQDLRISMRGFGARSAFGIRGIKIVVDGIPETTPDGQGQIDNLALGIIDEITVLRGPSSLLYGNAAGGVIDIRTQQDFENNYVQAGITTGSFNMTNYDVQAGFRTGKASTVIAANRITTDGYRDHSGFESYGFNATTRLPLSDTDGVNFQLNYTNSPLALDAGGLTIEEVNLDRSQARARNVEFDTQEQVQQIKTGISYKKDWQDIALNSYAFYTYRDFNNKLPFENSGAVELYRNYYGHGTDISFYNELGNWNNQLQAGYAIALQEDQRLRFDNEMGDVTNQVLGQLEQYHNYGFYVIDKLQNNNWTILAGLRYDINRIGVEDRFANDGSGDSDYLNALSGSLGVNYSLGNIDLFANFSTSFETPALSELSANPDGSAGFNLDLKPQTAQNYEIGIKSSMQRFDYSVALFYIQSQDDLVPFQIEEFDGRTFYRNAGEIDRQGLELSAAYQLSTSLGFSATYTYSDFTYEDYEINGTDLSGNRLPGLPEHLASVAINYSRSRFAAQTSMDYRGELFANDSNETLVDDAFIANASVNYDFTVGNDRLSIYGGLNNFLDQDYFDNVRLNAFGNRFYEPAQGINGYLGVRYRFE; via the coding sequence TTGAAAACAATCCATTTATTTCTGTTTTGTCTCTTTATTTCAGCTTTGGGATGGTCGCAAACAGACTCACTGCAACCTATCGTTATTAAGACTGTGAAAACCGTAGATCTTGATGACTCACTAGAAGATTTGCCGTTCTCGCTTTCGCGAAAGCGGTACCCCAATAAAAATCTCCAACAACAGCTGTCACTGGATGAGTACCTACAAGGCATTCCAGGACTTTTTGTTCTCAATCGCAATAATTATTCTCAAGATCTGCGCATATCTATGCGTGGCTTTGGTGCGCGGTCGGCCTTTGGGATAAGAGGCATCAAGATTGTCGTTGATGGAATACCGGAAACCACGCCCGATGGCCAAGGACAAATTGACAATCTTGCACTAGGGATTATAGACGAGATTACCGTGTTGCGTGGCCCATCATCCTTACTGTATGGGAATGCGGCTGGTGGCGTGATTGATATACGTACCCAACAGGATTTTGAAAATAACTATGTGCAGGCAGGAATTACCACTGGTAGTTTTAACATGACTAATTATGATGTGCAAGCAGGTTTTAGAACGGGAAAAGCCAGTACTGTAATCGCTGCCAATCGCATTACGACGGATGGTTATCGAGACCACAGTGGTTTTGAAAGTTATGGTTTCAATGCAACCACGCGGTTACCACTAAGCGACACAGATGGAGTAAACTTTCAACTCAATTACACCAATAGTCCATTAGCGCTGGATGCTGGCGGTTTGACTATTGAAGAAGTAAATCTTGATAGATCCCAAGCCAGAGCACGTAATGTTGAGTTTGACACACAGGAACAGGTACAGCAGATTAAAACGGGAATTAGCTACAAGAAAGACTGGCAGGATATTGCTCTTAATTCCTATGCGTTTTATACATATCGTGATTTTAATAACAAGCTACCTTTTGAGAATAGTGGCGCAGTTGAATTATACCGCAACTACTATGGTCATGGAACTGATATATCATTTTATAATGAATTAGGTAATTGGAATAACCAATTGCAAGCAGGCTATGCAATCGCTTTGCAGGAAGATCAGCGTTTGCGATTTGACAATGAGATGGGCGATGTTACAAATCAGGTTTTAGGGCAGCTGGAACAATATCACAACTATGGTTTTTATGTAATTGATAAATTGCAAAATAACAACTGGACAATTCTTGCTGGATTGCGATATGATATCAATCGCATAGGTGTAGAAGATAGATTTGCAAATGATGGCAGCGGCGATAGCGATTACCTCAATGCCTTGAGCGGCAGCCTAGGAGTCAACTATAGCCTGGGAAACATCGATCTATTTGCCAATTTCTCTACCAGTTTTGAGACGCCGGCGTTAAGTGAATTATCTGCAAATCCAGACGGCAGTGCAGGTTTTAATCTAGATTTAAAACCGCAAACCGCCCAGAATTATGAGATAGGTATCAAGTCATCAATGCAAAGATTTGATTACAGCGTCGCACTATTTTACATACAATCACAAGATGATCTTGTTCCTTTCCAGATAGAAGAATTTGATGGTAGGACCTTCTACCGCAATGCTGGTGAGATAGATAGGCAAGGACTTGAGCTGTCTGCCGCATATCAATTGAGTACGTCTTTAGGATTTAGCGCGACATACACGTATAGTGATTTCACGTATGAAGATTATGAGATAAATGGTACTGATTTATCAGGAAACAGGCTGCCTGGATTGCCAGAGCATCTCGCGAGTGTAGCGATCAATTACAGCAGGTCAAGATTTGCCGCTCAAACGTCAATGGATTATCGTGGTGAATTGTTTGCAAATGATTCTAATGAGACGCTGGTGGATGATGCCTTTATTGCAAATGCCAGTGTCAATTATGACTTCACTGTAGGTAATGATAGGTTATCGATTTACGGTGGCCTCAATAATTTTTTAGATCAGGATTATTTTGATAATGTAAGGCTCAACGCCTTTGGCAATAGGTTCTATGAGCCAGCGCAAGGAATCAATGGTTACCTGGGTGTTCGTTATCGATTTGAGTAG
- a CDS encoding bifunctional riboflavin kinase/FAD synthetase, with protein sequence MKTYHHIDQYQASAKAVVTIGTFDGVHHGHQQILKRVVNRATKEDLASVLLTFFPHPRMVLQPDHDLKLLNTIKEREQLVAAMGIEHMIIHPFSLEFSRTTAHEYVKNILVDKLQAAVVVIGYDHRYGRNRTASIDQLKEDAQLYGFEVVEISKEEVEEVAVSSTKIRNALLNGDVLTATQYLSRSFSICGTIIHGKEIGRTMNYPTANLHVEENYKILPKNGVYITSSEIDGKKVYGMTNIGSNPTVKDADGSRSIETFYLDLDKDLYGQEMELFFHQRIRDEKKFNSLEELKKAMQDDERKTRDYARQAQ encoded by the coding sequence TTGAAAACGTATCATCACATAGATCAATATCAGGCCAGCGCAAAGGCCGTCGTTACAATAGGAACTTTTGATGGTGTGCATCATGGCCACCAACAAATTTTGAAACGCGTGGTCAATCGTGCTACAAAGGAAGATCTAGCGAGCGTCCTGCTTACATTTTTCCCTCATCCCAGAATGGTGCTACAACCAGATCATGATCTCAAGTTGCTCAATACTATAAAAGAGCGCGAACAACTTGTTGCCGCCATGGGCATTGAGCATATGATAATTCATCCGTTTTCGTTAGAGTTTTCACGCACGACAGCTCACGAGTATGTGAAAAACATTCTAGTAGATAAATTGCAAGCCGCCGTAGTGGTGATAGGCTATGATCATAGATATGGTCGCAATAGAACGGCAAGCATCGATCAGCTCAAAGAAGATGCTCAATTATATGGTTTTGAGGTGGTCGAGATCTCAAAAGAAGAAGTAGAAGAAGTTGCCGTAAGCAGTACCAAAATCAGGAATGCATTACTCAATGGTGACGTACTAACAGCTACTCAATATTTGAGCAGGTCTTTTAGCATTTGCGGCACCATCATTCATGGTAAGGAAATAGGCCGCACGATGAATTACCCAACGGCAAACCTGCATGTCGAGGAAAATTATAAGATCCTACCCAAAAATGGCGTTTACATTACTAGCAGCGAGATTGATGGAAAGAAAGTCTACGGCATGACCAATATAGGCAGCAATCCTACCGTCAAGGATGCGGATGGTTCACGCAGCATTGAGACATTTTATCTGGATCTTGATAAGGATCTTTATGGTCAAGAAATGGAATTGTTCTTTCATCAGCGAATAAGGGATGAGAAAAAGTTTAATTCTCTAGAAGAACTTAAAAAAGCCATGCAAGATGATGAGCGTAAAACGAGAGACTATGCAAGACAGGCTCAATAG
- a CDS encoding tetratricopeptide repeat-containing hybrid sensor histidine kinase/response regulator: MHSIIRNLFYCLALIACFGNTYASVNSIKAGVSFVNNVSTQQDTTVSKAELDEMLDQSYYLYTIGKFDESFKNNIKTIKLAKEAGDDLTLHYSYNYLGYDYLVLEDTIKARESLLKSYEYARKSKDPSALANSYTSLASLLTLTDSTFDKGVFYYKNAIKINKKINDTLGLENTYYNYYQALMDKPTEENKEIADGLIEPLRQLLTSPNVSEDFRASTNLILAKRNMTSRNYKVAQLYFENAIAIARRNGFSEILANAYKEYANALQSQEKYQEAYSYLFKHDSLAEINQLFKNDEVSKRLAAKFNFDEMQKEIAQENLAIDEQQATIENRTELNYLLAALITLVIGFLIFTIFVSKRRKQFIKVLERKNDQYLQEKEKTQQLAKVKSDFFSTVSHELRTPLYGVIGLSTILMERNKDKEQSQDLRSLKFSADYLLALVNDVLHINKIDSKTKIENSDDVFNVVDLVKNIVSTFEYLKNQNGNEIKINFSDDLPLLVKGNMTILSQILMNLVGNACKFTEQGTITVDVKTALGIQNSCIRFSISDTGHGIGQEKIDSIFEEFTQGEQKSYNYQGTGLGLSIVKKLLTAVDSRIHVESTLGIGSTFWFDYEFEEVKNHVFENTEVKKVYPVKLLNKLEVLIVEDNKINQMVTKKILEKFDVKCEIAENGEIAVNMTQNKAYDLILMDVNMPIMDGIEATSIIRQYSDVPIVALTAVELEEMRAQILDSGMDDIIVKPYDLKEFQQTIIRYSQEYKERKKNALTAS; the protein is encoded by the coding sequence ATGCACTCTATAATCAGAAACCTTTTTTATTGCCTCGCGCTCATAGCATGTTTTGGTAATACTTATGCAAGCGTTAATAGCATTAAAGCTGGAGTATCGTTCGTAAATAATGTAAGTACACAGCAAGATACAACTGTAAGTAAAGCTGAGCTTGATGAGATGCTTGATCAATCGTATTACCTATACACCATTGGTAAGTTTGACGAGTCTTTTAAAAATAATATCAAAACGATAAAACTTGCCAAAGAAGCTGGTGATGACCTTACCCTACACTATTCCTATAATTATTTAGGGTATGATTATCTAGTCCTAGAAGATACCATTAAGGCAAGAGAAAGCTTATTAAAGTCTTATGAGTATGCGAGAAAAAGTAAGGATCCATCAGCACTCGCAAATTCTTATACCTCACTAGCTAGTTTACTCACGCTAACAGACAGCACTTTTGACAAAGGTGTTTTTTATTACAAGAATGCCATCAAAATCAATAAAAAGATCAATGATACTTTAGGGCTTGAAAATACCTATTATAATTATTATCAGGCTCTAATGGACAAGCCTACTGAAGAAAATAAAGAAATTGCGGATGGTCTTATTGAACCGCTTAGGCAACTACTAACCTCACCTAATGTGAGCGAAGATTTTAGAGCAAGTACCAATCTAATACTTGCAAAACGCAACATGACTTCAAGAAATTACAAAGTTGCACAACTCTATTTTGAAAATGCCATCGCCATCGCCCGACGAAATGGCTTCAGCGAGATTCTAGCTAATGCCTACAAAGAATATGCTAATGCACTACAATCACAAGAGAAATATCAGGAAGCTTATAGCTACCTTTTTAAACACGACAGCCTAGCTGAAATCAATCAATTATTTAAAAATGACGAGGTAAGCAAACGCCTTGCTGCTAAATTCAATTTTGATGAAATGCAGAAGGAAATTGCTCAAGAAAATCTGGCAATAGATGAACAGCAAGCAACAATTGAAAATAGAACTGAACTCAATTACCTACTTGCAGCGCTGATAACTTTAGTAATAGGCTTTTTGATATTTACCATTTTTGTATCTAAACGACGAAAGCAATTCATCAAAGTCTTAGAAAGAAAAAACGATCAATACCTACAAGAGAAAGAAAAAACCCAACAACTGGCTAAAGTCAAAAGCGATTTCTTCTCGACTGTGAGTCACGAATTGAGAACTCCATTATATGGAGTTATTGGTTTAAGTACCATTCTTATGGAACGCAATAAGGATAAGGAACAATCACAAGATCTTAGATCCCTGAAATTTAGTGCAGACTATTTGCTTGCATTAGTAAATGATGTATTGCATATCAATAAAATTGATTCTAAAACTAAGATTGAAAACAGCGACGATGTATTCAATGTGGTTGATCTTGTCAAAAATATTGTGTCCACTTTTGAATATCTTAAGAATCAAAATGGTAATGAAATTAAAATCAACTTCTCAGATGATTTACCGCTTTTAGTCAAAGGAAATATGACTATTCTTTCTCAAATACTCATGAATCTAGTAGGTAATGCCTGCAAGTTTACAGAGCAAGGAACAATTACTGTAGATGTCAAGACAGCATTGGGTATACAAAACTCATGTATCAGATTTTCCATAAGCGATACTGGTCATGGAATAGGTCAAGAAAAGATCGATAGCATTTTTGAGGAGTTTACTCAAGGTGAACAAAAGTCCTATAACTATCAAGGCACAGGTTTAGGATTATCGATTGTAAAAAAATTACTTACTGCTGTAGATTCTCGCATTCACGTAGAGAGTACATTAGGTATAGGATCAACTTTTTGGTTCGACTATGAATTTGAAGAAGTAAAAAATCATGTTTTTGAGAATACTGAAGTTAAAAAAGTATATCCAGTAAAATTATTGAACAAGCTAGAAGTTTTGATCGTTGAGGACAACAAGATCAATCAGATGGTTACTAAAAAAATTCTTGAAAAGTTTGATGTCAAGTGCGAGATTGCCGAAAACGGTGAGATCGCCGTCAATATGACTCAGAATAAAGCATACGACCTTATATTAATGGATGTAAACATGCCTATTATGGATGGTATAGAAGCAACAAGCATCATCAGGCAATACAGTGATGTCCCGATAGTCGCCTTGACCGCAGTAGAATTGGAAGAAATGAGAGCGCAGATATTAGATTCTGGAATGGATGACATCATTGTAAAACCCTATGACTTAAAAGAGTTTCAACAAACGATCATACGCTATTCACAAGAATACAAGGAGCGCAAGAAAAATGCGCTTACTGCTTCTTAG
- a CDS encoding HupE/UreJ family protein has product MDDLITNFLFGFWHVLDLQAYDHILFITLLAMPFLFNSWRKLLLLVTAFTIGHSISLLLVVYGKVTFATAYIEFLIPVTIAVTALYNIFTAGRRHRDSTPWLTAMIALFFGLIHGFGFSSAFKMLASGSDQNTLLLLLEFALGIEAAQLVIVLIVLTITFIFTGIFRFNKKEWTQIISAIILGIVIPMLIDRWIW; this is encoded by the coding sequence ATGGATGATTTAATCACCAACTTTCTTTTTGGTTTCTGGCATGTTCTCGATCTACAGGCCTATGACCACATACTTTTCATCACACTTCTTGCCATGCCATTTTTATTCAACAGTTGGCGCAAATTGTTGCTGCTGGTCACGGCCTTTACCATAGGTCATTCCATCTCCTTGTTATTGGTGGTTTATGGCAAGGTCACGTTTGCAACTGCATACATTGAATTTCTCATTCCAGTGACGATAGCTGTGACTGCTTTGTATAACATTTTTACTGCAGGAAGAAGACATCGCGATAGCACGCCATGGCTCACGGCTATGATTGCCTTGTTTTTTGGTTTGATTCATGGCTTCGGTTTTTCTAGTGCTTTTAAAATGTTGGCGTCTGGTAGTGATCAAAACACCTTGCTGTTGTTGCTTGAATTTGCTTTGGGTATTGAGGCGGCACAGCTGGTAATCGTTCTTATCGTTTTGACGATTACATTTATCTTTACGGGTATCTTCCGTTTCAATAAAAAGGAGTGGACACAGATTATTTCGGCAATTATTCTGGGTATTGTGATCCCTATGTTGATCGACCGCTGGATCTGGTAG
- a CDS encoding deoxycytidylate deaminase: MKKEKQLKYDIAYLKMATEWAQLSYCKRRKVGALIVRDRMIISDGYNGTPSGFENYCEDDDGYTKWYVLHAEANAILKVAGSTQSCAGATLYITMSPCQNCSKLIHQSGIKRVVYVEAYKDDSGLQFLQKAGVQVDQIANLDQ; encoded by the coding sequence TTGAAAAAGGAAAAACAGCTCAAATATGACATCGCCTACTTGAAAATGGCGACGGAATGGGCGCAGCTGTCCTATTGCAAGCGACGTAAGGTAGGTGCGCTTATCGTGCGCGATCGCATGATTATAAGCGATGGTTATAATGGTACTCCTAGTGGTTTTGAGAACTACTGCGAGGACGATGATGGCTATACAAAATGGTATGTCCTGCATGCCGAGGCTAATGCGATACTCAAAGTCGCTGGCTCTACACAATCCTGTGCTGGCGCAACCTTGTATATTACCATGTCGCCATGCCAGAACTGTAGCAAGCTCATCCACCAGAGTGGCATTAAACGTGTAGTCTATGTAGAGGCTTACAAGGACGATAGTGGGCTGCAATTTTTGCAAAAAGCTGGCGTTCAAGTAGATCAAATCGCTAACCTAGATCAATGA
- the pth gene encoding aminoacyl-tRNA hydrolase has product MIKWLKNLLGNTPAIESTDDTMKKFLIVGLGNPGSKYENTRHNIGFKILDELASMKEVSFETLKLGDVAQTTHKGKKITLLKPNTFMNLSGKAIKYYLKQENISIDQLLVVTDDLNLEFGTIRMKGKGSPGGHNGLKDTQVQLNTPNYPRLRFGISDQFSKGNQVNYVLGEWSNEELKDLPERIETAARAALAFTHGGLANAMNQFNGK; this is encoded by the coding sequence ATGATTAAATGGCTTAAAAATTTACTAGGTAACACTCCAGCAATAGAGTCAACAGACGATACTATGAAGAAATTTTTAATAGTAGGATTGGGTAATCCTGGTAGCAAGTACGAGAACACCAGACATAACATTGGATTCAAGATACTGGATGAATTGGCTAGTATGAAAGAAGTGAGCTTTGAAACGCTTAAGTTGGGCGATGTTGCACAAACCACACACAAGGGTAAAAAAATCACCTTGCTCAAGCCTAATACCTTCATGAACTTATCTGGTAAAGCGATCAAATACTACCTCAAGCAAGAGAATATTTCTATCGACCAGCTACTTGTGGTGACAGATGATTTGAACTTAGAATTTGGTACCATACGCATGAAAGGAAAAGGCAGTCCTGGCGGCCACAATGGACTCAAGGACACACAGGTACAACTCAATACGCCCAATTATCCTCGATTGCGTTTTGGTATATCTGACCAGTTTTCTAAGGGCAATCAGGTAAATTATGTGCTAGGTGAATGGTCTAATGAAGAGCTCAAGGATCTTCCAGAACGTATCGAGACGGCAGCACGGGCAGCGCTGGCATTTACGCACGGCGGTCTTGCAAACGCTATGAACCAGTTCAATGGTAAGTAA
- a CDS encoding 50S ribosomal protein L25/general stress protein Ctc, producing MKSITISGSKRESVGKKATKALRNAGLVPCVIYGGDEPIHFQAEEKAFKNLIYTPDAHLVVIDLGKDGQYNVIAQDMQWHPVKELLLHADFYQIFDDKKVTMEIPVITVGTSRGVLNGGVLRRNNRKLRVKALPANLPDYIQIDISDMKIGNKRYVRDLRVDEYEIMHPDSVVVVMIKTSRTAIADEEDDEDEVPADEVPATETDDVAAVKEGTDE from the coding sequence ATGAAATCAATCACGATCTCAGGATCTAAAAGAGAAAGCGTGGGCAAAAAGGCAACTAAAGCCCTACGTAATGCTGGATTGGTACCTTGTGTAATCTACGGAGGAGACGAGCCCATTCACTTTCAAGCAGAAGAGAAAGCATTTAAAAACCTTATCTACACTCCAGATGCACACCTCGTGGTAATTGACCTAGGAAAAGATGGTCAATACAATGTTATCGCACAGGACATGCAATGGCACCCAGTAAAAGAATTGCTATTACATGCAGACTTTTATCAAATTTTTGATGACAAGAAAGTAACCATGGAGATTCCAGTAATCACTGTCGGTACCTCACGTGGTGTACTTAATGGTGGTGTATTGAGAAGAAACAACCGTAAACTGCGCGTCAAGGCGTTACCTGCAAACTTGCCAGATTATATCCAGATCGATATCTCTGACATGAAGATAGGTAACAAGCGTTATGTACGTGACCTGCGAGTAGACGAGTACGAAATCATGCATCCAGACAGCGTTGTTGTCGTGATGATCAAAACTTCTAGAACTGCCATCGCAGATGAAGAAGATGATGAAGATGAAGTACCAGCTGATGAAGTACCAGCAACTGAGACAGATGATGTCGCAGCTGTTAAAGAAGGTACTGACGAGTAA
- a CDS encoding HTTM domain-containing protein: protein MMSVKRETMQDRLNRWLFKQVDNSALVAFRVIFGLLLACEAFGSIATGMVKRAFIEPKYTFTFIGFDFLEPLPDYWMYVLYCTMGVAGLLVMVGYKYRVAMTYYAITWTYVYLLQKSSYNNHCYLLMLLNYLMIFLPAHKSASIDARVNPGLRKEHMSRWIYIFIITFIWIIYSYASIAKFYPDWIDGSFPRYLMSIRGKEWSLLQETWAHEAIKYFGLLFDLLIVPLLLWKPTRWPAVIASIFFHLFNSIVFKIGIFPYMALSFLLFFFSVENVHKWFVWKKTFYAAGEIIVPKTRNWIIAGTTTFLLVMLLLPLRHWAIPGDVFWTEEGHRLSWRMMLRSRSGYATYTVVDKDSGERTRIRLSDYLSNKQKRAVQSKPDFMWQFAQKLKKEYAKNGQDVAVYVRAKVGINGRRPVPFTDPDIDLADTEWSHWNHHEWILPSPGYTREDD from the coding sequence ATGATGAGCGTAAAACGAGAGACTATGCAAGACAGGCTCAATAGATGGTTGTTCAAGCAGGTAGATAATTCTGCACTGGTAGCTTTTAGAGTCATTTTTGGACTGCTATTGGCTTGCGAGGCTTTTGGATCCATTGCCACTGGTATGGTAAAACGCGCCTTTATCGAGCCCAAGTACACCTTTACTTTCATAGGCTTTGACTTTCTAGAACCACTACCCGATTATTGGATGTATGTGCTGTATTGTACCATGGGCGTTGCTGGATTACTAGTCATGGTAGGCTACAAGTATCGGGTGGCAATGACCTATTATGCCATTACATGGACTTATGTGTACCTGTTGCAAAAATCCAGTTACAACAACCACTGCTACCTATTGATGCTGCTCAATTATCTCATGATATTCCTGCCGGCACACAAGTCTGCATCGATAGATGCCAGAGTCAATCCAGGCCTGAGAAAAGAACACATGTCTAGATGGATCTACATTTTTATCATCACGTTTATCTGGATTATTTACTCCTATGCGAGTATAGCAAAGTTTTACCCAGACTGGATCGATGGTAGTTTTCCTAGATACTTGATGAGCATACGTGGCAAGGAATGGTCACTACTTCAAGAAACTTGGGCGCATGAAGCGATCAAATATTTTGGATTGCTATTTGACCTGCTTATAGTGCCTTTGCTTTTATGGAAACCTACACGGTGGCCAGCTGTTATTGCGTCCATATTTTTTCATTTATTCAATAGCATTGTCTTTAAGATTGGGATCTTTCCTTACATGGCGTTATCATTTTTACTGTTCTTTTTCTCGGTTGAGAATGTGCATAAGTGGTTTGTATGGAAAAAGACATTCTATGCCGCTGGTGAGATTATCGTTCCCAAAACGCGCAACTGGATCATTGCTGGAACGACCACTTTTTTATTGGTGATGTTGCTCTTACCACTACGTCATTGGGCCATCCCAGGCGACGTCTTCTGGACTGAAGAAGGTCACAGACTATCCTGGCGCATGATGTTGCGCAGTAGATCTGGATATGCAACGTACACGGTAGTCGATAAGGATTCTGGTGAGCGTACACGTATTAGGTTATCAGACTATTTATCAAATAAGCAGAAACGAGCCGTACAGAGCAAACCAGATTTTATGTGGCAATTTGCCCAAAAGCTCAAAAAAGAATATGCCAAAAACGGTCAAGACGTTGCTGTTTATGTAAGAGCAAAAGTAGGCATCAACGGTCGCAGGCCTGTGCCTTTTACAGATCCTGATATCGATCTTGCAGATACTGAATGGAGTCACTGGAACCATCATGAATGGATTTTACCATCACCTGGTTATACCCGAGAAGACGATTAA